One Glycine max cultivar Williams 82 chromosome 6, Glycine_max_v4.0, whole genome shotgun sequence DNA segment encodes these proteins:
- the LOC102666799 gene encoding cytochrome P450 71AU50-like, with the protein MDTSATAIEWTLSELLKNPQVMKKVQMELETVVGMQRKVKESDLDKLEYLDMVIKENMRLHPVAPLLMPHQSMEDCMVGDFFIPRKSRVVVNAWAIMRDSMWTARSISGANKKMIETLATRKKEEYLKNLKLGRIFKLYKLEKVE; encoded by the exons ATGGATACTTCGGCTACAGCAATTGAGTGGACACTTTCAGAGCTCCTAAAGAATCCACAGGTGATGAAGAAAGTCCAAATGGAGTTGGAAACTGTGGTGGGTATGCAGAGGAAGGTGAAGGAATCAGACTTGGACAAGTTGGAGTATTTGGATATGGTTATAAAGGAAAACATGAGGCTCCATCCAGTGGCACCGTTACTAATGCCACACCAATCGATGGAAGATTGCATGGTTGGAGATTTTTTCATACCAAGAAAATCAAGGGTGGTAGTAAATGCATGGGCAATTATGAGAGACTCAA TGTGGACAGCAAGGTCAATCTCTGGAGCTAACAAGAAGATGATTGAAACACTAGCTACTAGGAAGAAGGAAGAGTATCTGAAGAATCTGAAGCTTGGTCGGATTTTTAAACTATACAAATTAGAAAAGGTCgaataa